The following nucleotide sequence is from Solea senegalensis isolate Sse05_10M linkage group LG19, IFAPA_SoseM_1, whole genome shotgun sequence.
CAGCATGAAAGAGTCTATAGTGACAGGAATGATGACTGACTGCACTCTACAGGCCAAAGGAGCCAGTTGCCAATGGTAACGGCCGGAGTTCAGAGGTGAAGAAGGCCGTGTGTCAGAAGAGGGCACTGGAGGACTCTGATGGATCCACGGACACGCTctccaaaaacaagcagaagaaAAGATCCCGCAACCCCAACAAGAACTTCTGTCCCGAGCAGAAACGTGAGTCTCAGTCAAAACTTCCTTCTCCCTCAACTACAACAAAACGTCTGACCGTgactctcttctttctctccacaAGCCAAGTACATCAAATGTGAACAGTGTTGGAACCCAAAGGTAAGACGtttactgtctgtgttttgaGTGAGTGGCACAGTCGATGATGATGTTTGAGATAATGGTTTGTTATTAAATTTGGATTTAAATGGAAAGGATTTCCTTTGAAGTCTTGTTCTGTGAATGAAATGCTGTGATTCATTGTGTATTTTGACCTGTGAAAAGACGGTTGTTggggttttgttgttgttgataatgTTTATAATTAATTTTCCTCTCCAGGGAAATAAGTGTGTCTTCAACTTGTGTCGAGGCTGCTGCAAGAAAAAGGCCTTCAAGGAGGTGGCAGACTGTCCAAGTCAGTACATACATGattacacatatacagtaggaAGACCAAGCGAttatttcaaagtgattatacacttacttAGTAAATTCAATTTCTCCTAATAAACTAACTATGATTCCCTGTGATTGACAGGTCATGGACTGAGGTTCAAGACCAAGGCAGAGAAACGGAAAGCTGACGAGGAAAACGGGAAGGAGGTCTCGGCGACAGAGACggagaagagcagcagcatctcGCCACAGccagagctgcaggagcagtCAGAGGCTTCACTGCTGCTATGATCTGGACTATGACTGTTTCTACACGCACAAAGAACCCTCCTCATAATCCTGTCCTGAGCTGTCAAAGCAGCAGAGGTCGGATTAACCCGGTTAAGATTATTTGGTTCAAATGTTCGTCACATTAAACATCAGTAGAGGgggctgtattttattttgcttgtgATGAAACACATGCTGGGAACGCATTTGTGTTGCTCTCGGGTAGAAAAGGACtggtcagtgtgtgcatgtagaGTTAGCCAgtgttagacacacacacacagctgctaaATGACCTCACTGACTGACAGTGAAATGCAGATGTtgctcagcagctcagctcagaaacataaagaaaacacatgtttttatttaatttgaatttccAGGGTGATTATTATATTTGGAAAGTCCTcgtgaaaacaaatgacttcactaattctgtcattttattatcatttttattatttttaagacAAAGATTGTAAGTGGATAAGTTTTGAACTTTATTTTGGCCAAAGTTGTTACTGAGCCACCAAAGTTGAAAGACTCGGTAACTGTTAGACTGATGGAAGAGACTGGGTCACAAATGTGGTGagaaactatttattttttatcttagCCTGTAATGCATTAATGTGCCTTTTTAAATGAGAAATACCACTGCCTATTCAGACATGAACGCACCACCTGGTGTTCAGTGACGACTCCACGATctgcctgtaaaaaaaaaatctttttttcatcttaCAGCCAGAAAAGTTTGTGGCAGAAATATTGAGTGCTTTTTTTaactaaaagagaaaaaaatttaaggctttgatttttgattcttttatttgttgtttttaaaggaagCTGAGAGACAAAATGTGGTGCCACAGAAATGAAATTCCTCAGCAGATTGAAATGCGAACTGTTTCTGACGGTGCTTCATAtgggggaaaagaaaatggtAAAACATTGGagtttttgtgactttgtaAACAAAGTCGCTGGAGAAAGTCGCTGTTCGTGGACGCGCCGAGAAAGCAGAGAGCGCGGGCGGCGCGGAGTAGCACTACTGCGCATGCTCCGTGGCCCGCGCAACCCGGAAATGATTTGAATACGCTGGGTGACAGTGACGTCGAACTGTTGTCAACATTCGAGAACCATTGAAAGCGCAACTTCTGCTTCCTTTGATGAACGTCATACAGCCTCTTAGCATCCAGAGAaccatgtttctgtttttatgtaCGGGTTCGTGCTAACTGTTAACCCGGGTAAACGGTTTGATTTCGCTCCGCCCGAGGACGGATACAAACATGGAGCAGAGAGGCAGCGTCAACGCAGATCCTGCTCAGCGCCCTGACGGTGATTTCCATTTATgtctaaattaaaatgaataaagacCACATTACTAACTATGTTGGGCGACTGCATTAAGGTGCTGTTTATTTATCTGTTGTCCACAGGTCGTTGCACACAATGGCGCAACTGGTCTGGATTCTGGTGAGTGTTCACAGCGTCTGAAACTGAAGGCTGAAAAGTTAGGACCTGGAACTTGAAAGTACATTAAAATAGAGCTCTTTAAATGTAAAGGTCTTGTATGTGATTTGAGCTACTTCATATGTTCTTGTTTGCGGAACGACCAAAGCTTTTGAGGACGGCGTCATTTTGAATGCTGGGAAACAATTTTGTCAAATAATAGTGAAAAATGATGTAtcagaaaaacatccaaactgTCAATGATAACTTCAGTTATGTAGTGCTGTTCCTAGCATAAAACACGTGATCAtcagaagataaaaaaaataaatgaataaaaaatgataaatgataaaaaaaataaatgaataaataaaggtttaatccattatgaaaataatcattatttattcatttatttttgtccatcAAATAGAAGGTAGATAGTTAGAAAGGTTGATCTTTAAGTTTAACTGAAGCCTGACACCTGTGTATGTGGGTAACTAGTaatgttatttacagtttagtGTAATTCATTGGaattggggtggagtggctcagtggttaagaccggtgtcctgtgtgcgaaagacatcatagttgcaagttcaactccacccctggctgattgtactcaattccattgtaaggtGCTTTGGATagaagcgtctgctaaatgacatgtaatgtaatgaattatACATAAAATCATTATATCCCCTAACCCTTTTACccacctcctctccctcacttaGCTCTCAGTCCACATTTTGGCATGTTTCAAATTCAGGCATTGGCTGCAGTTGACTTTATTTCCCAAACTGTAACGTCAGTGTATTCAGAAAGATCTCAGTTTACTGTCAggggagcaaagaaaccagagctgattcatatttaagaagctgaaatcacagaacttGTTATTTATAGACCGAATTCACCAAAATAATTGGTGATTAATGTAACGATGTATAGAAACTTTTTTCACTTGCATGTCATTGTATGTTtgttggaaaagaaaaaataactgGTGCAGTCAGAAAAACTACAATGGAATTAGCTTTTCTGTTGAATGCTCTTCTGTGTGTTAAACATCTGCAGTGTTGGGTCTGAGTGTAtggttgaaaaacaaatgtagcaGCAGATTCAGATCTGCAGATTTTGTCCTTTCTTCAGCCTGTTGAATAGTAGTGGGTTATTGATGCATTTGAGTCTGCACTTTTTTCTTCCCCTGATTATCTCTTCAGGATCCTGGGATTGTGCAACAACTTTGCCTATGTGGTCATGTTGAGCGCTGCCCACGACATTCTCAAAAAACAGGAGTCCGAAAACGCCACGGCATCTGTAAGAAGGCACATTTGTGTTCCTCAGATTGTTAAGATACTAAGTCTGTATGGTTATACCGCTGTAAAGCAAACGATCCACTTTTCGCCCACTAATTTTTGTCTTAATTCTAGACATCAGCAACACTGGACCTTCATTTGCAAGGCGGAAACAGTAGCAACAGCAGCCGCTATGACTGCAACCCTGTCTCCACTGCGGTAAATAAATGGCAATTCATCACACAACACACTAAATAATCTCAGTTGGTCTGATCTTGGGGGATCAGGGGGATTAAACGTTTCTCATGGCGTAGTTTGAACGCTGgacactaaaaataaaaatgtgcctGGATTCCTTTATTTATAATTCTCACTCTGTTTTAATACTTATAAGAAAAAGTAAAGTATACAATGAACAAAGTTCAGGCACTAGTACTGGATCAGCCTTTTTTCCAGTTCTCTCAATACTTCAGAATTCTCATTGACCTGGGGGTCAATTAATTTCTAGTCTGGTAAAGAGGGGAACAGTTTTGGGGGAGAGCTTAAAATGTATTGTCATGATATCTCAACAGCAATCttcatgatgacatttcacagcatttcaaaaaatgtttgttgacatggaataatagaaatatatagatatagaacATATTTATGAGGCAAATTGAATATACAGTAAACTGTATATATGtaacaaaaaagacagaaaatagagcctaaaattaaatgagtttagatatatatatatatgtgtgtatatatgtatatatatatatatatatatatcttatatatacagtatatataaataaataacaatgtgGAGTTAAGGGTAGTTAAAGCACTGAACAAGCTTATGTATGATTTAATGTTCAATGAAATTgatatttaataatgtgatagaTATAACTAAAtgcattattataaaaatatatactttttacCATTTATGCCAGTTTCTACATGAACTAGCTGAACGAAGGAAAGAAAGTTTCAGCTCAGTGTTTATCTCGTCATGTGTTGAGGTCATACTTtttcttgagtgtgtgtgcagacatcCACCCACTTCTGCGTTGTTCCACATGGCCCCTGTGCAGACAAATCCCTGTAGACCATACATGCTCACTGACTGCACTTTTCAGTCCAGTTAGTGATAAACTTTTACTTTGGCCAAGACACAGCGAAGAAGACAGTTATGGTCATTTTCTTGAGGTTATATGAGGGGATTCTGTTGGTAagcacaaaaccaaaacaaggaaacacaaacgAGGGCGATTTCCTAGACAGAATTACTTAAACAGAATATGTGATAGAGTACATGTGTGTAATATTAGCCTTATGAGGACCCTCATTAAAACGCTGTGTGAATGGAACCTCGGGCATGTCTGCACAAGTATGACTCGGCCCTGAAAAGTCATCAACTTCTGTTTGAGTTGTGAGTAACAGTTCTGACGTGTTTCTCGTCAGGCTGTGCTGCTGGCCGACATCCTCCCAACGCTCGTCCTCAAACTCTTTGCTCCTTTTGTAATCCACAAACTGCCTTATGGGTAAGATCACGATCATTACGCCTTCACACCACACTGATAAAAGTAGTAAAGCAAATATTAATGGCTGCATATTTGTTTTCACtaaactgagtcatttttttgtcaataCACTGCAGGTAAAATCCATCCACCTTCCACATGACTTAGTCTATGAAAGTCTTGTTTCATTGTGTATGGTTAAAAACACGGGTTCTAATGAAATGCTGCTGGATTAGTTCAACTAAACTAACTCAATTATTAAGTTGGAAAAGTTTTTTGGAGACAGAATATACAGAAATATTGGCACGATATGGAAAAGTTCATACTGTCGCTCTAAGcgagagcaaagaaaaacatttgagaggaaaaataaaatgttaattttgtattttgtttgtgtcacactgtgCACCAACAtcagtatttttaaatgtcttcacaaaTGCAGGAGTAAAATTGACGTACagttaaatgtgataaaaaactGACGTTAATGAATCTAGGGGTGCACAGGGAATGGTTGTACTGTGTGTTATACGCACAATGATTCATTGTAAATACTTAGACAGTAACTTATTAATGATgccatataaaaacacaatgatttaatatttcatactAATTCCTAATGTCTGTTTTTCAATTTCAGTTTCCGCGTGTTGTTCTGTGTCGTCATGGCAACGGCAAGCTTCCTCCTGGTGTCGTTATCGACGGGTGTTTGGATGAGCATCCTAGGTAAAGCCATCATGGTGTCATTGGTGTGTGAGGTGCTGAGACATTGTCGGTGTTCACGACCGGCACACTGCGCTACGTTTACGTGATTGCAAAAACGGACTTAGCGTGCTAGCCTAGACTAAAATTGGACtggtaaacatgttagtctgaggGCTACACggttgtgtagtggttagcgctcttgcctttgcaacaagaaggCTGCAGGTTCGTTACCCCGGTTGTGCCGACTGCActgcctcatacaaccacacttcaaataaaaacctgaattatccctttaagaaTTAAGACGATTGATGCACTTTAGCTTTAGCTCTGAAGCCTCACTGTCATTTCCTGTCCTTTCCtcacaaaggctgctgctgtggttgaAGTGACCTCTTAATGGTCGATGTATGAACAGAGCTAAAGAGAAGGATGGTAATCAGATTAGTTAGGAAGCATGATGCAGTCATAGGACCGAGTGTACTTCTGCCTGTGATTGGAGGCGTTATGTTTCCAGAATGTTGGACTGATCGATGAACTGattttggtggtcaaaggtcaaagtttCTGCGACCTCACAgaacacttttctttctttttttttgcatttgtgtcaATATCAGGAATCAGCGAATCAATCATTTCTTAACGTTTTCTGTGTCTGCGGCTACACAAATCCTGTTTGTGGCTTTTTGGTGAGTTGAGGCATACAACTGCAGGGTGGTGATTGTAGTTTATCATGTTGGAAACGAAGCGTCTTCATCCTGACGTCCATCTCTGCTCGTTAGATGACAGAGTTGTAAACATCTCCACATCTACAGGAAGTATTTTCATCATATCTCAAATGCTGTGGCACACAGACCCTGCTGGTCTCAGTGACCATGACCATGTCAGTAAGATCCACTAGGAACAACTGTAGAGGAGAAAATGGTCCTGTTTTCACCAGTACATACAGTCCAGTGTTGCCCAGTGTTGCAGGGCGTAACTATGGACGCAGATTATACAATGTTAAACGTACAAACCTGCACTGGAGCAGTTTCGAGCCTCAGCATCACTTACACATGGTGGTTTGTCATTAAGGAGAGCACAGGTTTAAATCACTGCCCCTGAACTCTAATGATTAATGATTCAAGTGTTCTGTACTTCGTGAGTATCTCTCTgatttcctgtctgtgttttcaggtgtgaTTTTTGCCAGTGTCAGCTGTGGACTGGGAGaactctccttcctctctctcaccgTTTTCTTCTCGAGGTAAACACTTACTTAACCACACTTAAATACACTTGCAGCTGTGCCtaaatgatgtttttctgtAAGTAGCAGCTGGGGAATCAATGTTTCGCCCATATCTCTGCATCACAAAGcgctgtttttccatttcatttcgACATTGCATCGTCATGGCAGCCTatttctgccagaaaaaaaggaaatttttaataatacatacCACCTGTCGtccttatttttattctgtccAGTTGTCAAAGCAccttcaaggttcaaggttttttatttgccatttgtgcatAAACTTACAGTCCAGTTCTCTGATTCAACATTTAAAGGGAaagaatagaagaaaaaaagtaaaacaatattattataataagaaaAAGTACAAGaggtataaaatataaaacattatacAGAGAGGTTGGATATGTACACAGTTTTAAGTACTAAAAAAGGGTAAAGGGCAAGTGGAATTGCAGGTATTGCACAGTTAAGAGTATTGCACATTAATCTGAgggtcatgtgacacaaaaaaTACACCATACATGACATTATAAATagagcagtgttgtaatgtaacaaagtgcaaatactttgttactgtacttaagtagaatacagtacatatctgtactttacttactgttatttatatttctgacaacttttacttttactccacaacatttcctaaataaaaagTGTACTTTTTCTccgatacatttcccttaaccatctttgttactcgttactacaaaataacaGGTGAGTCGGTGACGTGATCCCTGTTAAGTTGTTTTTAGCgacaccagctgttagccgctcagctgttagccgctcaagtgccaagtggacttaaaaaacacatcagcCGCTGACAGTCCCACaccaagtaaaaataaaatcgctttcaagtactttatacaagactgaaaTAGAGTGAGGAAGTGTGGGGTTGTTATTGCACATGTTCAGTAGTTTGTGACTCAGTATCTCATCGCATAACTTTGACTGGTTTTGTGTCTGTATCAGGGACGTACTGGGAGGCTGGGGCTCGGGCACTGGAGGTGCTGGTGTCGCTGGAGCCTTCCTCTACTCGGGCCTCACCCAGGTCGGCCTCACGCCCCAGATTGCGCTGCTCATCATGCTGGTGGTCCCAGTTGCTATGTTGATAAAGTAAGTGGAAGTGGAGTGGAAgcacaaagataaaaaaatggATTTGTAAATTCTGCTCCGCATGTgcttgttttagtttgaaaactctgGGACTGCATTTTCAAAAAACGCTGACCTTTGCAAACAATAAAGCAGTTTCCCCCacatttacttcctgtttggttgtTATCTGCGAACGAAAAACTCTGTCCCGCTAACGTTCAGTTTCACCTCGTTGGTCACGTCGAATAAATATCTGTACTCTGTTTCTTGTGAGTAAAACTCTCTGAAACCAAGCAAATAACTGCagtggagtttgtatgtttgtaGTTGTATTAGTATGGACACAGATTACTTCTGATGTTGGattcagaaaatgaaatgaaagcgTAGCCTTAATCTggactgattttttttaccacacCTTAAATGACTTCATAATCCTGAATCCAGATGAGTAGATAAACAATCCAGAGGTTTTGCCACTTTTGGTTGTTAATTCTTTGTCTCACAATCCACCTCCAGCTATTTCTTCCTCATGGTTCCTCCGCCATCATTCCCTCAGTGGAAAAGCAGGGAGCCGGGGTATCTGGCTGTGACCTCGGAGGATAGACGGCGGCTGATGGACGAGTTACAGGAGGAGGATAAATCAATCCCAGGTACAAGTCACCAACTTGCATTACAAAAAAAGTCGCAAAttaacaagaataaagtcgtacatttaTGTGAATAAAGTCGTATGGACAATTCACATAAATTAATCGTTAAAACCTGTAAATAATGATTTTCTCATCAAATgccttgttttatccacaaaccaaaatgattcacttttaatgatttcttttttgttcagagcaaagaaacaaagaaaatgttcacatttaagaagcttaaacaatcagaaatcttgttttaatcatgaaaaaagcttttaaccgattaatcaattattacattacattacattacatgtcatttagcagacgcttttatccaaagcgacttacaaaggaatcaagtacaattagccaggggtggaatcgatcatgatgtctttggtacacaaggcagggtcttaaccactgagccactccaccccctaaattacggtaatttagtcatcgattaataatcggtTTCAGCTCTAGACAGAATTACAATTTAGTTGAAGTGTTGGAAAAAGCTCCAAAGAGCCCTGGTGTAGTAAACGTTAAATTGCTGTGTCCCTGCCACACGTTTGTGTCTTGTACTTTAAAGACGTTGGCTCATTTCCTCTGCCGTGGCttcacacattgtgtgtgtgtgtgtgtgtgtgtgactgaagtgTTGCTGTTGAATATATCCACACAGACTGTGTTGTCTTCCCTCTCAAAGTGACAGAGGACATGAACACTGGGCCTCTCACCTTCACAGAGAAACTGCACGTTATCAGAGTAAGTGCAGCTCTCAGTCTCGTCACTGTGTGTCGTCACAATCAATGAGTGCTTTCAACGTTATTCCTCTTGCTGAACAGGGCTTGCTGAAGTTTGTGCTTCCTTTGGGATTGGTCTACTTTGCTGAGTACTTCATCAACCAGGGCTTGGTGAgttgtcagcttcttaaatatgaatattttctggtgttcTTTGAGTTACTACGACTGCGacgaggattagggccacattgagaaaaaaaaatttcagacttccagaataaagtcgtaaatttacaagaataaagtcataaatttacaagaataaagtcataaatttacaagaataaagtcataaattaacaagaataaagtcgtaaatttacttttttcttgtaaatttTACGACTTCAATATTGTTAATTTATGAGTTTTTATATGGTGCAGTTTACatgattaaagtcataaatttacaagaataaagttgttaatTTATGAGACGTACATTTACGGCTTTTTTCTCgttcatttatataatatttcctTCTCCAGATGGAACTCCTgtatttcccaaactttttccTGTCCCATGCAGAGCAGTATCGCTGGTAAGTGAACATCACTGTAGTGTTATTCTGACTGCGTGACATCACAtaatatgatgtgtgtgtgtgtgtgtgtgtgtgtgtgtgtgtgtgtgtgtgtgtgtgtgtgttcaggtacCAGACACTGTACCAGGTAGGTGTTCTGGTGTCTCGGTCCTCACTGTGCTGCGTGAAGATCAGGAAACTGTGGACCCTGTCGTTGTTACAGGTGAGAGATGGACAGTGTGCTTTTAAACTGTAATGTTTCTCATGCCTTCTTCATTCTGCTGAATCTCTTATCGGTCTCTATTTTGTCTCTGTGGAACCAAACATATATCACTATCACCAAGCTGTCGGTTAAAAGACCAGGAGAGTATTTATCAGAGTGTTCAGCATCATTTTACCCTCTCTCTAAACCTGGATCAGGCCTCATTCAGACCCATTATTTACAGCTGTCCTCGGTGATACGACCTGGACCTTCTGTTCCATTCTTAACTAAGCCATAGAAAATGGCCATTAACCGTCTTATTCACAACTTTATTCACcagtaaatattaatataaccAGCTTCACTCTCGGTCTGGGTCACACTCAACTGGGAGCAAACACATCTATAGTCAACGTCATGATTGTGCAGACGTGTGTGCAGGCAGTGTCCCTGTGTGAGTCTTTCTGTAtttgtggagagaaaaagaatcGTACTGATCTGTGTCAATTTTAACTCAATGTATGGGTCCTGAAAAGCATAAAGAAAATACTTTGAGTTGAGTGTGAAAAAGCACGTCAGAGTTAGCTGAGGAGGGGACGGACTACGTTCATACAGTGTGCATTGCACTGCACCATATAAAAATATCAACGTAAACACAGATATAAAGATTATAAATATGTGAATGAGTGCCTGTGCATTGTTTTGCTCCTGGTTATACATAATAGTGATGAGAACAGCATTGCAAATCAGCTTAAAATAGCCACATCTCCATGACCCAGATTGTTTATTGACGATGATTTGTCAAACAGCTGAAAGTGATAAGGTGTCACACTGCCACTGTGACTGCTGACTcggctgtttttttctgtcttgtatGAAAGAGATTTGTATGAAGCTGATTCCTGTGTTTCTTCCCCTGCTTCGCTGCTCTCTGACCTCCACAGGTGGTGAAtgcggtgctgctgctgtttgcagtGCGTTACCTGTTCCTGCCCAGTGCCTGGCTGGTGTTTGTTATTGTCCTCTATGAGGGTCTTCTGGGAGGAGCCGCGTACGTCAACACCTTCTACTTCATCAGCAAAGAGGTGGGCTCAACGCTCAGTCACACGGTTTATTATTTGTGGTCTCCGTGGCTAATGTGTTCATACACGGTCATACGACGCTCTCACGCATTTCACATCACGACTGATGGACAGAAGTCGGAAGCATAACGGCTACGCTGGTAAATTAAAGTCGTAAATTaaagagattaaagtcgtaaagtaacaagattaaagtcataaatttacaagaataaagtcgtaaatttatgactttaatctcgtaaatttacaagGGTCCCTCGCAGTGTTTTAGCAACAGAAGTTGCAGGTTTACTTGACTCATGGAGTCAAAAAGGATTTGTGTGTACATATAAGCAGAGTTGTACTTGTTTTgcttctcagtgtgtgtgtgtgtgtgtgtttgtgtgtttgtcctcacTCACGTCTCGTCTGTTGTCCCACAGAGTGAAGACAGACACAGGGAGTTTGCCATGGCTGCTGCCAGCGTAGGAGACAGTCTGGGCATAGCTCTGGCTGGACTCGCTGCGTTCCCTGTCCACAGATACTTCTGCTCCCTGTGACCCCGCCCACATGCTGACCACCAGGAAGAAGAAGTGAGATGTGGGTGGGTTCCATACAAGAGTTCTTTAAAGCTTATGTACGGTTTGGGGAGTTTAGGTTTAATGAGAGAAATGTTTCAGttatttaaagctttttttcctaAGAGTGCAATTCTTTGAACCACTTAATTTGATTCAGAGGGATATGATGCAGATGATAATtaatgcatatacagtacatacatcaAATTGagatgtctttttaaatgtaataaatcatggggcagcagtttgtttgttcattctgCTTCAATAATGCATCACTGAATATAAATCCAACATGTTAGCAAGATAAGGAACATTTCCAAGTGAAGTTTAGACAAAAATGAGTCCGTatcttccttcctctctgtgctGCCACTGTGAGTCACTGCTGACCAATATTAGTTATGCACTAATCTCTGTTCCCGTGGTTCTGTGACAAAGCAATCTCCAAAAtgattttctggtaacatatgAATCGCTAGGGTCAATCGCAGAGGGATTGTAAGGAGAATATTTGGACAAATGTGCTTATGTCAGGAGCTgtgtcagctctacagaggcccacaatggacaaactaaatatttaataatcatttctatgctaactgaaggctgaggtgagggatattcagctgtgACTTCACCAGTGAATGTTGCTAACACAGTATTTTACATTAAGAGTTTACTCAAACACAATTGGTCAAATTTGTAATGTAAACCATTAAAAAGCTTCTACCCCAAAAATCTTGCCAATTTTACATTCCATTTAATTTTGACAATGAGTTTCACAGATGACGCCTGTAAATG
It contains:
- the cln3 gene encoding battenin isoform X1, encoding MEQRGSVNADPAQRPDGRCTQWRNWSGFWILGLCNNFAYVVMLSAAHDILKKQESENATASTSATLDLHLQGGNSSNSSRYDCNPVSTAAVLLADILPTLVLKLFAPFVIHKLPYGFRVLFCVVMATASFLLVSLSTGVWMSILGVIFASVSCGLGELSFLSLTVFFSRDVLGGWGSGTGGAGVAGAFLYSGLTQVGLTPQIALLIMLVVPVAMLINYFFLMVPPPSFPQWKSREPGYLAVTSEDRRRLMDELQEEDKSIPDCVVFPLKVTEDMNTGPLTFTEKLHVIRGLLKFVLPLGLVYFAEYFINQGLMELLYFPNFFLSHAEQYRWYQTLYQVGVLVSRSSLCCVKIRKLWTLSLLQVVNAVLLLFAVRYLFLPSAWLVFVIVLYEGLLGGAAYVNTFYFISKESEDRHREFAMAAASVGDSLGIALAGLAAFPVHRYFCSL
- the cln3 gene encoding battenin isoform X2, producing the protein MEQRGSVNADPAQRPDGRCTQWRNWSGFWILGLCNNFAYVVMLSAAHDILKKQESENATASTSATLDLHLQGGNSSNSSRYDCNPVSTAAVLLADILPTLVLKLFAPFVIHKLPYGFRVLFCVVMATASFLLVSLSTGVWMSILGVIFASVSCGLGELSFLSLTVFFSRDVLGGWGSGTGGAGVAGAFLYSGLTQVGLTPQIALLIMLVVPVAMLINYFFLMVPPPSFPQWKSREPGYLAVTSEDRRRLMDELQEEDKSIPVTEDMNTGPLTFTEKLHVIRGLLKFVLPLGLVYFAEYFINQGLMELLYFPNFFLSHAEQYRWYQTLYQVGVLVSRSSLCCVKIRKLWTLSLLQVVNAVLLLFAVRYLFLPSAWLVFVIVLYEGLLGGAAYVNTFYFISKESEDRHREFAMAAASVGDSLGIALAGLAAFPVHRYFCSL